The uncultured Carboxylicivirga sp. genomic interval GAAGTGTGGGATTATATTATCGAATTGCTACAAGATGCCGAAAGAGATATGTATAAAAATACCGATCCTCAATTTCAGGAAGGAAGGGCATCGGCCGGAGCAGCAGCTTCGCTGTTGGCAAAATCGTATTTAACAATCGCATCAGCTTCGATGCCATCGGGTAATATTACGGTTAAAGGGGGTATTCCTTATGAAGATAGAGGAGAGGTAAGATATTATACCAACCCTGTATCAATGGTGTTTGAAAAAGATCAGGTTGCTGGTTATGAAGAATTCGATTCTCAAGCCTTTTATAAATTGGCTCGCGATAAGGCTAAACAAGTGATGGATCAAGAGTACGGTAACTATGGATTTTTATCGTTCGATCAATTATGGGCTTTGGCATATCAAAACAAAACAGAGCATATCTGGAGTATTCAGGCACGATCTGGTGATGTTAAGTACGGATCGGGTGTTTCAATGTACTATACTGGCACCGAAGATGGATCAGGTGTGATCATCACCGGTTTATGGCACGGATGTCGCGATCACTGGTATAAGTTGTTCGAAAGAAATGATTTGCGAATTGTAGATGGAGTAATGCATCGTTGGTTGCATAATATGCACATGAGCTGGAATGGAGGAGCTTTTTATCCTAATAACGACGAATATTCGATTAGAGCACGTGGTTATTATGTCTCGGGTAATGATACTATTTATAACGATCCTGTAACTGGCAATCCTTTTCAAAAATCTCCCGAATATAACGATGGACGTAATTATGTGTGTGATCAAACCAGTGACTATTTAGCTTTTCTAACAAAATATTACGATGTATCGGATCGAACTCAGGAAAAAACCGATGCAGCATGGCCTGTGTTGCGTTATGCTGATGTTGTATTGATGTTTGCCGAAGCCGAAAATGAAGTAAGTGGAGGTGGATCTAACGAAGCTCTTAATGCTTTAAACGAAGTGCGTTTGAGAAGTCGTGCAAGTGCAAAAACCTTTACTGGCGAGGCTTCTATTGCTTCAGTTGATGCTTTCCGTTCAGCGGTTATCGAAGAGCGTGCAATGGAATTGGCCTTGGAAGGTGATCGTCGTTGGGATTTAATTCGTTGGGGTATTTATTTGCAGGTAATGAACAGTATTGGGGGTAACGATGAGGTTGGAGTGCGTAAAGTTCGTGAGCCTAAGCACTTATTATATCCTATTCCGGTTGATGAAGTACTTACTAATGGTGCTATCAACCGAAACAATCCTGGCTGGGATTAATGTTGATCACAATTTGTAATTTAAAAAAGAAATTCAATGAAAAAGAAACTATATAGTAATATGCTTTTAATCCTCATGGGATTAATTGCTTTTACGTCATGCGAAGATATTGTTACTTATAATGATGGGTATGATGATGGAACAAAGTCATACGGACCTCCTGAAATTACTAAAATTACTACTGTTGGAGATAGTTCGGTTGTGATTGATCAGGCTGACTTTGCTGATGTAATTTCAATTTATGGAGTAAATTTAAGTCAGGTTGTTTCAATTACTTTTAATGATGTTCAAGTTGATTTAGATGAGATATTTGCTCGTAATTCCCGCATCGTTTTGCCAGTTCCAAGACAAGTGCCTGATGAAATTGATAATACTTTAACTATTATTACGGAGTTAGGAAATACTTCAACTGAATTTGTTGTTGAAGTTCCCCCATTGATTGTTGATGGACTCTATAATGAGTTTGCAACTGCTGGTGATGAAGTAGAGGTGATTGGTAAAAACTTCGATTTATATGGAGTTACAGTTGATGATGCAGTAGTTGAAATTAATGGTCAAGAAATTGAAGTTTTGGATGCTACTGAAACGGGACTTAAATTCGTAATTCCTGAACAAACAGCTGATAACACAAGCATATACATCAGTAGCCCAAAGGTTGAAACCCCAATAGAAGTGCAATTTCGAAATGCTGGTTATAGAATATTATACTTCGATAGCGAAAATGGAGGAATGTGGAGTGGTTTTGAATATCTGACTGACGGTTCAAATGATGGAGATCCTTTACCATTGTATGGTGTTAGTCCGTATTCGCGTGTTTTAGGAAATTTTGAGGCTTGGAGTTGGAGCGTCCCTTTTGGCGGAGGTTTTAATTTAGATGATGAAGATATTGTTTCTAATCCAGGTGATTATTGGGTGAAATTCGAAATGCTTACCAAAAGTAATAAAGCCTTGAGTATCGGTAATTTAATTGTTGGCGAAAAATCGTGGAATCCAGCCGAAGGAGGTTTGGCTTTTAATACTTACAATAATTGGAAAACTATCACTTTTGATTTAGTTGAAGTGATTTCAGCGCCTGCAATAGGGTGGAATGGTTGGGCCTTTGTGTTTCAGCCATCAGATAATATTGATGCTGACTTCAGTTTTTGCAATATGCGAATCGTCAAAAAATAAAAAAGCAAATTAAGATGAAGAATCCTAAATATTTAAATTTCAAATCATTTATGTTGGTAATATTGGTAGTATTTACTCTTGTTGCCTGCGAAGATGATGATAATGATGTGATAAACGGTATCATTCCAACTGTTTCTGGAATTACTCCAAGTCAGAATGTATTTCCTGGTGATATTATAGCCATTGAAGGGAGCGATTTGGAACAAATTCATATTATTCGAATTGGAGAAGTGTTTTTGATAAAGGAGTCGGGGATAATTTCCAAAACCGATGAAAAACTTGAGTTTGAATTGCCAGCAGAAGCTCCGGAAGGAGAAGTTTTTGTAGTGAGTAGTGAAGAAACAATTCCGAATGTGTTGGCTGGCGAAATTACTTTGCAAAAAAGTATAATAGAAACAGTTGAACCTGAAGTGGTAGAACCTGGTACTGTTATAAGTGTTTTTGGGCAGTATCTCCACTTAGTAGCTGAAGTATGGGTAGGTAACGTTGAGTTGGTGAATATTACTATCGATGCAGATAATACTATTATTACGGCTACTTGTCCTGAGAATATCGAAACAGGTTTCTTAAAACTGATTATGGTAAATGGAATCGAAATTACTTATCCAAATCCAATTACAAAGAAAGAAGTGATATTGCCTGTTGTTGGAAGTATAACAGATGGTTATTTAAATGAATCCATTAAGATTACGGGTGATAATCTGGATCAGGTAACCGCAATTGTTTTTCAGGATGATCTGGTTGTTAATAGTATCGATTTTGTTACGCTACAACAGCGCGAAATTGAAGTAATAGTACCTGTTGATGCTAAAACAGGTTTGGTTACGGCAATTTTAAAGAGTACAGATGGTGATGTCGTAACTCCCGAATTTACTTTAGAAGAAAGAGAAAGTAATGTCGATCCCATTACGCCAGAAACAATTGTTATAATCGACTATGAAGTTCACGGAGGTCATGATGGTAGTTGGGATCCCGGTTGGAGTGGAGGTACTGAAATCGTTACTGAAGCTGAGAATACATTTTTGATTACCAATGCAGATGTTGATGGATGGATCATGAATTGTAATCATCAAAGTGATGGTGCTCCTTCTCATTTAATTGAAAATGTAGAAAATTATATACTTAAGTTAGATGTTCGTGTTCAGGAAGGTGTTACCGGAGCTGATGAAGCAGCTATGCAATTTGTACTAGGGGATGAAGGAAATGGCCCCGGATGGGTATGGTTTGGAGCAGGTTTGCTGCCTGCTTCAACAAATGGAAGCTGGGTTACAATTTCGATTGATCCTACTGATATTGGATTGAGTGGAGATGTTGATTTGCGAACCGGAACAAATGGTTTATATGGTGGTGTTGTTCCTGCTGGAGTAAGTTTTGATAATTTAAGGTTTGATCCGAAGTAAAATATAGTAAAAAAGGGCCGAATTTAATTCGGCCCTAGTTAATTTAGTAAAACTCGGCTTAGTTTTATATTTTACAATTTATTCATGTATGAGTCAATTAAATACTTGTATTCTTATGTTTCTGTCTTTACTATTTTATAACTGTTCTAATAATAGTGCTGTTAGTACCAAAGTTCCCAAAATTGTTTCTACTATTTTTGATCATGAGGTATTAGGTGTGCAAATACCTTCTTCAATACAAATTATTTATGATATGGGAGTGTGTTTCTCTTCTATTTTTAATACGGTTTTCAGGAAAATACTATACATTAATGCCTGATTGGAAAAGGAATGGTTATGAATAAATTTATTGGACTTTTATTACTTGTATTTACAATAGTAGTTTACTCATGTCAATCAGAGCATGAGCAGACTAGTTTTAAAGTAAAGGATGGTCGGTTATTTGATGCTCGTAACAATGAGTTTGTTATACGAGGAATGAATATGCCACATGCATGGTTTACCAATTCATCGTTTAAAGCATTAGATGAACTTACAAAATACAATGTTAATTGCGTAAGAATTGTTTGGGAAGTAGGGTTACAAGTAGCCGAATTAGAAAAAGTGGTTGAACATTGTGTGGATCTGCAAATGATTCCAATGATTGAATTGCATAATGCAACGGGAGACTCTACTGATACAAAACTATTAGAGATGGTTCAATACTATACCAGTGATGAAATGAAAGCATTGGTAAAAAAGTATGAAAGCTATATACTACTTAATATTGCCAATGAATGGGGAGATCATTCAATGAGTGATGAATATTGGAGGGATGCTTATAATAAGGCCGTTAGAATTATGCGTAATGCTGGTTATAAAACTACAATCGTTATTGATGCTCCAGGGTGGGGACAAAATGTAACACCCATTCTTAATTATGGTCAGCAATTATTAGATGAAGATCCAATGCATAATCTTTTGTTTTCGATCCATATGTATGGTTCATGGAACGATGAAGGCAAAATCAAAAGTACTCTTACACAAGTAAAAGAAATGAAGATACCTCTTGTAATTGGCGAGTTTGGCTATAACTTCCATGATGGGGATAATAACCTTTCTTGTACAGTCAATCATCAGGTAATTTTAAAAGAATGCGAAAAACTTCATATAGGATATATTCCGTGGTCGTGGACTGGGAATAATGATGAAAACCGATGGCTTGATATTGTTTCAAGAGATGATTGGAAATCTCTTACTAAATGGGGTAGAGAAGTTCTGATGTCGGACTATGGTATTAAAAATACAGGTAAAAAGGCTAGTGTTTTTCGTTAGCTAGTTAGACATAGATATAATAATAGTGAAGAGGTTGCTCAAATGGGTAGCCTCTTTTTTTATTATCTGTGTTATGTGAAGCTTACCATATGTAATTGAGATGTCCTTCTGATGTTGACGTGATCGAATTTATATAATTTCATATCAAACACATATTAAATTCAAATTCAATTCATATTAAATTCGATTTATATTGAATTTAATATGGATATGGTAAGAGTTAATTATAGTTTATAATTAAGATTGAAGAGAGGTTGTTACGTTACTGAAAGTATTCTGATACTTACCTAGCCATAATTGAACCTTACCCTAAAAGGTTTCTTAATCTTTGTTTCTTCTTTGAATACTTAAGCATTTCTTCTTAGTCAAATAGAATTCAAAGTACTCTATTGGTGAAAATACTTTATTGACGCCCTTTTTTTATGAATTAAGAGAAGAGGAGGTGTTTTTGTTAATCCCGACTATGGTTTTGAAGGAAAAACAATGTTAGTGTTTATAGTACATTCATAAAAGTGGCTTTTTAAGGTGAATTTTGCGGTTAATATATGTTAATCAAAGCTGTGTTTATTTACTTTTCTTAATACTATAGGGTGTAGTAATATATTCAATAGTAAAGCGTTAAAATTCAATTCTGTATTGAATGGTAGATGAGTATTGACAGTGCTTTTATGAATGTTAAATTGCAGTATTGCAGGTGTAAAACAATTTGATTGGCTTGTTGATTATTTATATGTACATATATATAAATGCGTATGCGTAACAGGCTGGTATTAAGGATAAAAATATTTTAGTCTTAAAAAAAAATAAAACTTAATGCGGTAAAGTATAAAAACTAATATAAAAATGTATAAATTTGTTAATGAATCTTAGTGTTGATTCTACAATAACTAAAACAAATCAGTTAATCTAAATTAAAATCTATGAATGTAAATCTGCGATTTTTAACTGTTATTGTTATATGGCTGATGGTTCATACTATATATGGACAAAGCAAAACAATAACCGGAACAGTTAAAGATGATACCGGGGAGCCTTTACCTGGTGTATCTATAATTATTGAAGGTACAGCTACAGGAACTATTTCTGATGTAAATGGTTATTTTAGCTTGAATGTTCCACAAGGAGATGTAAATCTTGTTTTTTCTTTTATTGGATTTAAAAAACAAACTATTAATGTTACAAAGCAAACTGAATTAAAAGTTCAATTGATATCTGATACCAAAGGGCTTGATGAAGTTGTGGTGGTTGGATATGGAACAATGAAGAAAAGTGATTTATCCGGAGCTTCTGTATCGGTTGGAGAAGATAAAATTAAAGGATCAGTAATAACAAACATTGATCAGTCGTTACAAGGACGTGCTGCAGGTGTTACTTCTGTGTCAACTTCCGGTGCTCCGGGTTCGTCATCTTCAATACGTGTACGTGGGCAGTCCACAATCAATTCAAATGCAGAACCTCTTTATGTAATTGATGGTGTTATTATTCAAGGTGGTGGAAATAGTGGCGGTGATTTTGGGTTGGGTGATGCTTTAGGTAATGGATCAACCTCAACAATTTCTCCACTCTCTACGATAAATCCGTCTGATATTGTATCAATGGAGATACTCAAGGATGCCTCTGCTACTGCCATATATGGAGCTCAGGGAGCAAACGGAGTTGTATTAATTACAACAAAACGAGGAAAAGCTGGTGATGCGAAATTCTCATATGAGGGATTGACCGCTTGGCAACGTCAGATGAATCGTTTGGATATGATGAATTTGCGTGAATTTGCAGGGTATTATAATGAATTGGCCTCAACCGGAGAATTAGGTGAAGGACAGGACTATTCAGATCCGTCGCTGTTGGGAGTTGGTACCAATTGGCAAGATGCTATTTTTCAGACTGCAATGCAGACTCAGCATCAGTTATCAGCACAAGGGGGATCGGATAAGGTAAGGTATTATGTTTCAGGTTCGCACATGGATCAGGACGGTACTATCATTGGTTCTAATTTTAAGAGATATTCTTTTAGAACTAATCTTGATGCACAGCTTAAATCTTGGTTGAAACTTGGATTGAATGCTATGTATTCCGGAACTAGTGAGCGTTTGACACTCGCAGATAGTGACGAAGGTATTGTTAACTATTCATTGACTACCCCTCCAGATATTCCAATTTATAACATAGATGGAAGTTATGCTACTGTGGTAAAAGAAGGATATACATCTGTTAATCCAATTGCAATGGCCTTGCTTGATGATATATTACTTGACCGGAATAAGCTTAATGGTAGTATCTTTGCTGAAGTATCTCCAATTGAAAATCTTACTTGGCATACCGAATTAGGTTTTGATATCAGTTATTCTAAAGCTGAAACGTATTCTCCAATGGTTAATCTTGGTACATGGACCCGACCAAGTAATGAAAGTTCTATTCAGAAGAATAACAGTACCTTTATGCAGTTTAAAAACTATTTGACATACAACGGTCGCTTTTTAGATAAGAATAGTTACACTGTTATGCTTGGTCAAGAATCATGGGAAAGTAATTATGATTATCAGCGAATTCAAAATACAGGTCTTCCTTCAGATGATGTTCATAATCCGGCACTTGGTACTGGTACGCCAACTATTGGTTATGGTTTCGGTAGTTCATCGATGGTTTCTGTGTTTGGTCGATTAAACTATAATTATAGCGATCGTTACCTGCTAACCTATACTTACCGTCGTGATGCCTCTTCAAATTTTGGTAAAGATAACCGTTGGGCAGGATTTCATGCTGCAGCCGTTTCGTGGAGATTCTCGAATGAAAACTTTTTTGCCTCACTACTCCCAATAATCAACAATGGTAAGTTGCGTTTAGGCTGGGGACAAACAGGTAACTCTAATATTGGGGGATACAAATGGGGGTCTTCCATCTCTAAGATGCCTACTGGTTTAGGTATGGGGTATCGTCCAGCTAATATTCCTAATACAGGTATTAAATGGGAAACCCAAGAGCAATGGAATGCGGGTATCGACTTGTCATTTTTCAATTCACGTATAAATCTTACAGCAGATGTATATAATAAGGTATCAGAAGATATGCTTATGCAGCTTCAGTTGCCATCGTATATGGGTACGCGAGGAAATGTTTCTTCGGCGATAGCCGCACCTTGGGGTAATTATGGTTCTATTGAAAATGAAGGGTTGGAAATAACACTAGGTGGTCGTCCTACAGTAGGGCAATTTAAGTGGGATACTGAATTTCAGATTTCGTTCAATCGTAATAAATTAGTTTCATTGGATGGTACTGCTTCGAGTCATATTGAAGGCTATGGACAATGGAGTGATGTAGTTACGTTGACAGAAGTAGGTGAATCTCTTTACAACTTTTATGGTTACCAGGTAGAAGGTGTTTATAAAGATTTGGATGATATAGAAAGCTCGCCAAAACCTGTTAAATATCCTTCAGATGGTGTGTTTAACAGGTCAAGTACCGTGTGGGTTGGCGACCTTAAGTTTAAGGATATCAGTGGACCTGATGGTAAACCCGATGGCATTATAGATGAATATGATCGAACTAACATTGGTTCACCTATGCCTAAGTTTACTTTTGGTTTTAATAATACCTTTTCTTACAAGAATGTAGACCTTACAATATTTGTTAATGGTTCGTATGGGAATAAGGTGTATAACTACTTGTCAATGAAGTTAACACATATGAATAGTGGTTGGACAAACCAGTTGTCGGATGTTAATGATCGTGCGAGGCTCGAAGCTATTGATGGAAATATAGACTATTCATCAGGTGTAGATGTGTCTGGTAATGGGCAGTTGGTATATAATTGGTACGACGATATAACCAATGTAAGGGTATCAAATTCAGATACAAATATACCTCGAGCATCAATTGCAGATCCTAATGATAATGACCGTATTAGTGATCGTTACGTTGAAGATGGATCCTATATTCGAATTAAAAATATCACTTTGGGATATACTTTCCCTAAACATTTGATTCAGAAAGTTAGACTGGAAAACCTCAGAATTTATACTAATATTCAGAATGTATACACATTCACCAAATATTCGGGTTATGATCCGGAAATTGGTGCTAGTACAGCAAGTTCCAACGTTTATGGCTTAGACAACGGTCGTTATCCATCGCCTACTGTTGTGTCTTTTGGTTTAAATCTTACATTTTAAAACTGACTCAATATGAAATACAAAAATATATTTAATGCATTAGCTGTTGTAGTATTGGGCTTTTCACTGAGCGCATGTGAAGACTTTTTGGATCGTCCTGCAGAAGATACCTACAACGTTGATAACTTCTATCAAAATGATGAACAGTTGTATCAAACAGCAAATCAATTGTATAATTCGCCATGGTATGACTTTCAGCGTGGTTTTATAAAAGTGGGCGAAGTGATGGCCGGTAATTACTATATGGGAAGTTCACCATACCTGACGTTAACGGTTAATTCTAGTGATGAGGATTTGACGAATATGTCAGCGTCGTTATGGTCGGTGAATGCTTATTGTAATACATTGTTAAAGAATGTAAATGAGAAGGCTGGACCAGAAACAACAGAACGTGCTCGTAAGGCCGTCAAAGGTGAAGCATTGACATGGAAAGCAATGACCTACTTCTTTTTAGTACGTTCATTTGGAGCCGTCCCTATTATTCATGAGAACTCAGAAATGATTGCATCTAACAACTATAATGATGTTTATAAAGCAAAAGTAGAAAATGTTTACGATTACATTATTCTTACTCTGGAACAGGCGATTGAATGGTTGCCGGAGAGTGCTGAGCCAGGTCGTATAGATAAATATTGTGCCGAAGGTTTACTTGCGAAAGTATATTTAACAAAAAGCGGTTTGGGTATGATTGGAACTCGTTACGAACCAGATTTGGAGAAAGCTGCAGAATATGCCAAAGATGTAATTGATAATAGTGGTCGATCTTTAATGTCGAATTATTCTGACATTTTTCGTATTGCTAATAATACTAATCCAGAAAGTCTTATGGCATGGAGATGGACAGCAGAAGGTGGTGTCTGGACTTCTCAAAATTCATTTCAATCAGATCTGGCAATTGTTGGGTTTGATGAATATGTTAGTTGGGGCGGTTGGGGTGGTCCTTCTGTTGATTTGATAGAGGCTTTCGACGAAGATCCAGCATCTGCCACACGTCAAAATGTAGATACTCGACGTAAGGCTACACTTATGATGTTGGGGGATGTATATGATTATTTTTGGACTGATGAAGGAGGATTTGATTATATTGACTTTTGTTATAGTGATGTTACTCATGGTGGTAAAATTGGTCCCCAAGTTTATCAGTCGCCTACCGGAGCTAATTGTGTGAAACAATTGGTTGGTGACAATGCTGATCATGTAGCAGGTGTTGGCCATAGTATGGGACGTATGGCAACAAGTTTGGCAACACACCTTCTTCGTTTGTCGGAAGTGTACCTCATTTATGCAGAGGCAAAAATAGGTAATAAGGGTACAACTTCAGATCAGAGTGCTATTGATGCTTTTTATGCAGTTCGTCATAGAGCTCGTTCTGGATATGAGATGCCCACATCCATATCCTGGGATGACGTATGGAAAGAGCGTCGTTTGGAATTAGCCTGCGAAGGTGATCGTTGGTATGATTTTGTGCGATTGAGTTATTATAATGAAACAAGAGCAATCAACGAATTGACGAACCAAAAGAGAAATGCATATACTGGTTTAGATGGTGCCTATAAAACCTGGTGGGAGGGAGGTAACCTCGATGCATCGGGTATAACATATGATACAAGTGTTGCTCCGCCAAATGTCAATTCAGATTCTTTTACATTGCCTTTCCCCGATACAGATCTTGCACTTAACAAGCATTTGTCGGAAGATCCAATAGAGGTGGATGTAACGCAGTATAAATATTATTAATGTAGTCACAAAGTAAATAATATAGCAATGAAAGTTATATCAAAATATTTAAGTCGTTGGTTAATGCTTTGTGCAGTGGTACTTTCTGTAATAGGATTGTCATCTTGCGAGGATCAACCAGACGAATATAAAATAGCAGGTGGTTCACCTGAAGTAATCTATATAAGAACACCAGAGCGAGCTGACTCTTTGGTAACGTCAGCATTATTAGGTACGCGACTTGTGTTGGTTGGTAACAATTTACGCAGTGTTACAGAGTTGTATTTTAATGATGTTGAAGCAGTTTTATCAACTAGTTTTATTACTGATAATACATTGTTTGTTTCTGTTCCAAAAACTTTGCCTACAGTATTATCAAATACTATATCAATGGTGAATTCAGCAAAAGATACAATTAGGATTCCTTTCGTTTCTGAGGTGCCTGCACCTGTATTGTCATCTATGGCTTGCGAACGAGTTAAACCAGGAGAGATTGCCACTGTTGTAGGTGACTATCTGCTTTCTTACGAAAGTTCACCTATGATAATCACCATGCCTGATGGGCAGACGGTAACTGAATTTGAAAAGTTATCAAAAACCAGTGTTTCTTTTGTCGTTCCGGAAGGTTGTACTGAAAGTGGACCCATATCCATAACATCAGCATATGGTACTACTGCATCTACTAAATTCCAATTTAACGATGAGCGTGGTATTATGTTTGAATTTGATGGATTAACTGGTCTCACCAATCATGGTTGGCATGCGCGTGATATTCTTAGTGATGAAACTAGTATTACGGGTAATTTTGTTCAGTTTGGTAATGGTTCTGCAATAATGAGTGAAGATGGTGGCTGGGATGACTCCAACTTCTCATTTGAATATTGGTGTGGTGATTGGAATGACCCGCAAGAATTCTTGGGAACAGATAAAAGACTTACTGACCTTGTAGACTTTTCAGACTGGCAAAATATGGCTCTCAAATTCGAACTTTACATTCCTTCTGGTTCATCATGGTCTGCAGGTGCCATGCAGCTTATTTTTGCTGGTACCGATCTTGTGACGCTTGGTGGTGGTGGAGGTTATCCTCCTGCTAACAATACTTTCTTTCAGGGCAATTCCTTACCACGTGGAATCTATCGTCCATGGGAATCAACAGGATCATTTAATACAGATGATCAGTGGATTACTGTTACTGTTCCGTTCTCTGATTTTATTTATGGAATGGATGGAAGCATGGCTACAGGCTCTCTTAATGCAGATAGTTTTGCGAGCTTCACCCTTTTTATTGTTAGTGGTGGTATAACAGGTGTTGAATGTACGCCGATATTTAAAGTGGACAACATTCGTGCTGTACCATATAAGTAAGATCTTTAAAAAAAAATCACATGAAAAGATTAAATATAACCTTGGCACTGATAATGTGTCTGCTGGTGGCGGTGAGCAGCGTTTTTATCTCTTGCGACAAAAGCGATGATCTCGACACAAATCAAATTAAAGGTGGTGTTTCGCTTAATGTTGCTCAACTACAGGTAACTCGTGGTGGATATATGCAGTTTAAGGGAAGTGGCTTGGATCAGATCGAAACTATTGTATTTCCAACAGATGTTGCTGTATCAGACATTGAGGTAGTAGATGAATATACCATTCGATGTATTGTTCCTGAAGAAGCTATTGAAGGTA includes:
- a CDS encoding RagB/SusD family nutrient uptake outer membrane protein, translated to MKYKNIFNALAVVVLGFSLSACEDFLDRPAEDTYNVDNFYQNDEQLYQTANQLYNSPWYDFQRGFIKVGEVMAGNYYMGSSPYLTLTVNSSDEDLTNMSASLWSVNAYCNTLLKNVNEKAGPETTERARKAVKGEALTWKAMTYFFLVRSFGAVPIIHENSEMIASNNYNDVYKAKVENVYDYIILTLEQAIEWLPESAEPGRIDKYCAEGLLAKVYLTKSGLGMIGTRYEPDLEKAAEYAKDVIDNSGRSLMSNYSDIFRIANNTNPESLMAWRWTAEGGVWTSQNSFQSDLAIVGFDEYVSWGGWGGPSVDLIEAFDEDPASATRQNVDTRRKATLMMLGDVYDYFWTDEGGFDYIDFCYSDVTHGGKIGPQVYQSPTGANCVKQLVGDNADHVAGVGHSMGRMATSLATHLLRLSEVYLIYAEAKIGNKGTTSDQSAIDAFYAVRHRARSGYEMPTSISWDDVWKERRLELACEGDRWYDFVRLSYYNETRAINELTNQKRNAYTGLDGAYKTWWEGGNLDASGITYDTSVAPPNVNSDSFTLPFPDTDLALNKHLSEDPIEVDVTQYKYY
- a CDS encoding glycan-binding surface protein, whose protein sequence is MKVISKYLSRWLMLCAVVLSVIGLSSCEDQPDEYKIAGGSPEVIYIRTPERADSLVTSALLGTRLVLVGNNLRSVTELYFNDVEAVLSTSFITDNTLFVSVPKTLPTVLSNTISMVNSAKDTIRIPFVSEVPAPVLSSMACERVKPGEIATVVGDYLLSYESSPMIITMPDGQTVTEFEKLSKTSVSFVVPEGCTESGPISITSAYGTTASTKFQFNDERGIMFEFDGLTGLTNHGWHARDILSDETSITGNFVQFGNGSAIMSEDGGWDDSNFSFEYWCGDWNDPQEFLGTDKRLTDLVDFSDWQNMALKFELYIPSGSSWSAGAMQLIFAGTDLVTLGGGGGYPPANNTFFQGNSLPRGIYRPWESTGSFNTDDQWITVTVPFSDFIYGMDGSMATGSLNADSFASFTLFIVSGGITGVECTPIFKVDNIRAVPYK